The Coffea arabica cultivar ET-39 chromosome 10e, Coffea Arabica ET-39 HiFi, whole genome shotgun sequence region ctaaggtgagttgtgaagaaccactctcctccctttattgatgcttaaatcatgcttagtggtagtatgagatgcaatattatggattatttcttgatttgtggttgaattgatgaagttttataatttttggggattgttctgttttaatatgaacatgattgtgtggctatatatgatgattggaaatgatgtttaaggactctacgaggtggaaaaagtggttaattgcaaacaatttctgttttggaagaaatcttggaaagttagggtttatgatgataacattctgcccggttttgtagctcatagttagaggccaaattatccttggcttaaaaaataaaagttgtagggaatgatattttagaggttcctacaaaatttcaggtcaatcggagtagcgtagcttgagaaaagtcaaaattacccttgctgttctggttttacccgaatttgggaattgcttctgtaattggttattttggctaggaatgctttcgaattggttgttgaggtattctgatgaaatgtagacccatttcttagatttcagctggttttggaatttctggatttggacttggatagcctgatttatgatgtttctgttagaatgcgttctgtgaatctgtttttgtgattctggtgtagtatcttgcatttttgacctggttacactcgaaaatgggttgagtgaccttctgaaatattgtatcactatctcttagcttcgaaacggtgggtcttgcaccttcatctgataatcgtagtgcctttggtgccattaccgcaaaatgaggtcgaaaactgtttttttcagggttaaagctagtttcatttccggattttctggttttccctaatgcttgtatatgcttatggaaccctattggggtcgtgtttggcattggtttatgactcgttatcgagtctcattgtacttgtttgcgtgttttagggcgtgacggtggttcacgacgttcctttgacggaagtgcatgaaatatcactttcgagcttggtgagtgtactactcacttgtgtgttactatatagctttgatacttgaacttgatgagttgaatgttaattgattgaagtgagagcgtactttatcactctcacttattgtttatcatgttattggaatgttatatgaaatgttacatgaaatgaaagtacttgacttggtgtcgattgggcgagtatccaacgactacaattgttatcattgacctcaaccccattggtagttgattgaatcgagccggcgagggcttggtcgtgccaattaatgatccttggggaaatgttatatggaatcttgtagtatgagagactctcgattccggtatactcgagtaataccacagtgcaactgtttggagttcgggcccggtagggggatgttaggtggaaggaatggaagtaaagtgaagtctacggttggttacttgtaaacattgacggagagtcaatgagatccgatcaagaatgcaaacgaggaaaagggctcttgagagccgcctgtatccttttatcaccaccattAGTGTGTGCCTTTGTCTACTTTTGATgtattgaaatgaaaagcttgatgcttatatgaacttggttgcttgagtagtattatctcactgggcaattagctcactctattccttttgttttccttacaggaaaataaatacttttggactgcaattgatagttgattgccgaattgagctagttggacatatcttttgtatagctcattgattgaaaccctaaatgtacttttggggcgttttctcttttgatttggcaaaccgtgtatatatccacttttgaatacttttgtatgccactttggcttgtaaatgctaaatttcaagatgtgattgtttgcttattatttggttgggttctgacgggtcggttactattcatggccgactccggatttcatttttttttttttgggttattttgccattttgacttgtttacgcgcgtttataagttccggaacgcgatAGAttgctctaaactgcaccgttagtcctggcgagagctgggcaggcagtccgctaacccatttggttcgccttaggggaaggtggggctgtcacaattatgatgcattcctttaagtcatgtatatttgtataattattattattttttctttctttccttcgaGTCTCATactcatgtatatttgtatatttattattttctttctttctttccttcgaGTCCCATactttttgcatattcgtgacctcttcaaagagtcaacttaggcatcacaattaatgtgatttgcaccaattaaactttgaagtGGTATTCCGACCCCCCTTGATATCCTTCTAGggttaggtttttgcatccatatagtgacatccaaatgtgataattTTTTaggataaaataagaaaatttttgactaaatcacgcaactagccttgactaggttgaaagggtgccttagattttatccttgccttccctttcttcaaatgtgactcccgaacacttttctctgattttcgaagAATTGGAgttgtttaaaaagggttttctctatttttttattaaaaattcattttaggtgacttggtacaccttaactcaataccaagtggcgactcctatttttttctaaaaaaccatttttaaacttttaatttgggccaaaatcgtcgcacttttaaaccccatttaggcccattttctttattcattcTCTAAAAATCAAACTCTCATTTTCACTCAAACAAATCAAACTCATTTTCATAAACTcgtaatttatttttctttttaaaaatggggcgcgacaggtaTAAGATACATAGAGTACTTATTTTAGCCACAAAACTAGATATAATCAACATATACCTAGGCTGGAAAATTCTCACACCAAGCTGAAAAATCACCAACAAAGCTAGAAATCCCTCAAGTGAAGCCAAAATTACACATATAAGCTGGACAAATTATTATGGCAGGTTTATAACTCATAGTAAAGCTGGAAATACTCTACAAAAGCTGGAAATCATCAATAAAGCTAGAAATAACAGCCCACAACCTAAACTACAAAATCAGCCACAAAACCTACCATAATCAAGCTATAACTCCCTCCAAATGCAAGATTAGAGAGATAAAGTAATTCTCAACCAAGAATACATTCAATTCTCAAGGTGAGCAGCAAACTACAACTTTCTTTCTCAAGTAACTCCACCAAAAGCTTCCTTCCAAGATTGATTCAAGGTTCTATGGAGTGGATTAAGGTTTTTCTTTGGTTTTcccaagattcaagcaagagatCAAGACTAGAACTTGAGctattttctctccctttccctCTCTATAATTTCGGCCATCCCAAGCTAAAAATGGAggatttttggttgaaatggaagCTTAATGAAGATAAGAGGAAAGCTTAGTCTTGGTCAAGTCTTAGTCAAACTTGGTAGGCTTGTTGACAATTGGCAATAAAAGGAGAAATGTCTATCCCTTTGTCTCTCTTGTGTTTCTTATAGCTAATCTATCTTGTTTTCCTCTAATACACTCTTAACACTTTTAATCACATAATTCCTCTAGCACCACACCCATTCTCATCCACTAAATACAATGTGCTCATCTCACTAGTTGGTCAAACTACTATAGTATTCTACAAAACTTAATGTGTAccaaaatataaaaaggggaaTGATAAAAATCTTAACCTAACCTTTAAAATCACTGTCAAATTAAGGCTAGcaaataagcaagtaaagtaaaattaaaaggaAATACAAATTAGTCTTtcaaaaaaggagaaaatttaaaataattttcgggtcctcacacactCACCTTTTAAAGTAGAGCAACGCTAAATGTTCAACTCCGAGTTGTGCTCGTTCCCACCGTCAAACCCTAAAAGTAACCAAGACAAGATGTCATGGTCTGATCATTCAAAACTTAGGTTAATAAGATGCTCACTTTAGCCTTAATGATGAGCCATACACCTATCTAAATTCGGCctctcaaaacacaaaactCAAAGACAAACTTGAAAGCCAATCGAAGAATGTCCAAGTGCATTCTAGGGCTATGATTCAAGTAAGTTATTAGTATGAAATGAAAACACTTGGATTCAAAAGGTGCAAGAAACCATAAGAGAATtattatatctatatatataactTAGGAAGCTTAGCAAGACATACATAAGATATACGCACCGCTATTAGAAGAAAATAACCAACCTCAAGTCTAAAGTTGGGCAAACGGAACTAGGGAGCAGGATAGAAGAAACCATTACCTTTTCCCCTTGCTTTGCACAtgattttttttgccaaaattccAGCTCATATGTCATTACCAAGATGGATTCAAGCAACCGCAAGTTATAGGCTGTAAAGTACACTTGTTTAAGgccacaaaaccatccaaaatcacaccaattaaagtttaagacctagaaaagttttctcaaagttttccaagccccactcaattcatttgacaaaattctCAGCTTTGACgacattctttgaaaaagcATAACTTGAGTTCCGTAGTCGAAAAAACACAAAACTTACaccattagaaaatagactcgaaGTACTAATAGACTTTAGAATacatcttcatgaaattcagcTCATAGGTTACTCAAATTTTCAGTTCAAACTCACTGCTGTCTCATGAGCAAAGACATAACAGTCatggtttttcaagaaaatttgcagatttgctggtatttataggagttgAACCAACCCctgatttttataccgttaaAATTCCTacgagtctagtttcaaacgcaacaaacggaactcaattccaactGTCCTATACAAAGTTATAGTTAATTTCCCAAAACTGCGCAGGGtttcctgcgaaaatttccagcaaactATGAGTTTGAAGAACtaggttttccttttcttaaacctctttgttttggctcaaaactAACACATATACAAAGAAATAGCTTGTAACAAGTAttttgagtaaaatcatatgcaagaggaagacaaaaatgccCTAAATTCACACCTCAATATCACTTCCACTCACATGAactacaagaaaaaaaacagCCAGCATCTCCCCtgttttttcctaattttcccTTCAATTCCAAAGCTGAAGTTTCATAGCAAAACAGCTCCAAACAAGTCCACAAAATACAAACTACAAAGGGGTCCTTATTAaccctaagctggaaatttAAGCCTTAGGCAGGAATTTGACACCAAGAGCTAGAAATCCTTCAAGTGAAGCCAAAAATACATGTATAAGTTGGAAAATCCTCACGGCAGCCCAAAATTTCATAGCAAAGCTAGAAAATAATCATCTCATGACTGGAAAATATGAATCAGAGCTAGAAAAGTTCCACTAACTTCACAAATTCATGATATCTTCCATGAAACCGTCACACTCAAGTCATATTTTGCTTAAATGgcaaaataagaaggaaaaagagagattCGTAGTATAATACCTCAAAACCCCAAGATAAGTTGCAAAacaagagttttcttcctcaaGTGACTCCACCAAAAGCTTCCCTCCAAGCTTAGCTCAAGATTAATCGGTGTAGATTTAGGTTGGTGTTTGAATCTCTCATGGATTGAGCAAGAAAGCAAGATGGAACTTGAAGGAttaatttttctctcttttctctcccttaagGTTTGGCCATCatggaagaaaaatgaaagaaattgtGGTCAATTGGAAGATAAAGATGGAaagaaagtcttggtcaagattTGGTTTGATGGTTGACTAGTGTCAAGATCAAATTCCATTCCTATCCCTTTGTCTCTCTTGTGTTTCTTATCTCCAAAATATCTAGGGTTTCTCTAATACActcttaacacttctaatcacataattCCTCTAGTACCACTCTCATTCTCGTCCACCAAATATAACGCACACATCTCACTAGTCGGTCACACTACCTTAATACTCTACGGAACTTAACATgtactaaaatataaaaaagggaATGATATAACTCTTGACTCAATCAATAAAATTACCATGAAATTAAGGTAAACAAggtcaaataaaagaaatataaaataattttttttcaaaaataagagaatttataaaaaaaaattttctgggttctcacactaacACCTCTACTTGCAAGACATCAGCCTCCCCAAATTCCttataaaacacaaaaataagcCTACCATCCGAATCACGCAGCACTCCCACCTCCACTTGCCCTACCATTTGCCACATTAGCATTTGTGTTCAATTTATACTGAATTCTAGGAGGCCTTCTCCAAGAAACCGAAATAATCCAACCCTTACAAGGCACCACTGAAATAAACCGTGTCCAATAGCAATCCAAATCTCTATAAAACTGTGCCTTAGCAAACTGTTTTGCTTGCCCGAGCTCATGTAAAAACCCTTCCACCTCAAGAGTCACCCTCTGAGCCGACAAAGTCCAATATACAAGGTTGAGATACTCAAGCATATTAGTACCTCTTGTCATATTTATTCTGATTGATTAATTTTGCTCTTTCAGGATTGATTGTAAAGTTACCAATCAATATAACTTCCATTTTGGGCACAAATTTATCTTAATGTTTTCACATTTAATTTAGGACCATCTACTTTGCACTCCTAAACTTATACTACTTTCTCACATTGCATCCGAAAGTTTAATTTTAATACTTTGCACCCCAACTCCTAATATGGGAACATTGCACCCTAAACTCTCAAGTTTGTCCCATTTAAATCTAATCAATAATTATGTTTGCAAAATTATCGAGATAAAGCATGGTGAAAATTAATGATAATGTACCATTATCATTTAACTTTTTTGACCACTTTCAATACATTATCTCAATCAGTAATATTTTTAGCAAAATTAACGAGATAAAATATGATGCAAATTAATGATAATGCGTTGTTTATTTTTGCTACAATACCATGGCATCTTTAATTTTGATCACTTTCAGCATATTGCCATTGATTTATTGGGTCTCCTATACAATTTATTTTACTGAACTTGTCattaattggatttaaatgggaCAAACTTGAGAATTTAGAGTATAAAGTGATCCAAATTGAAAGTTTAGGGTGCAAAGTgcttaaaattgaaatttaaggtGCCAAGTGAAAAAATGATACAACTTCAAGGGTGTAAAGTGGAATTAGTTCTTTAACTTAAACtgaattttctagctaaaatattaTTCAAACTACAAGTATTTCTCATATTTGTATGTTATTTTACTTCGAAGTTTGTTTGCGGACAGTATATATTTTGCTTTGAAGTTCCAAATTTTCAAGGGATTTTCCCAATTGAAATCTTAGCACTGTCACTTCACCTAATATGTGCTTATTCTATGGTTAATTTTCCGTATCATCAGTatacttccaaaaaaaaaaaattttggtatcaTCAGTTTTTTAACATGGTACGTTATAAGAACATGAACAGCGACAATTCTCCGTTCGTAAAACGGTAAAAGTCATGGACGGTTCACTCCTTGTCACGAATTTCAACATTCAAACTTTAATCAATCCCTATGCACTTTTTCCGAGACGATGGTGCCAAGTTAATAGCTTGAATACAAACACAAATGTACAATATATTATTCTGGaacagaaaaaataaatttactcTCAACTCCTTATATTGCAGATTACATTCGGATAATATACCGAGAATGAAGGATCAAATCATTGGCTTGGATCTATTATTAATTATTGGCTTTTATCTGTCATTCTATGCAGACAGGATTCTACAAGATCAAAAAATGAATCTGAAAAAAGAATAATGTCTATTGTACACAGTGCCATGCAGAGGCTGTTATCAAGCACCTATCTTGCCAACCTAGAGAAATAGCTTTACCATCAgccttttcaaaaattcggaaTCCACCATTTCCACCATCAAATTGGATTGGAGAACAGTGGCTTCTGATTTTCAGAAGTAATTTTGCTTGAATCAGAGACCTGGAACTCAATTTAGCTCCACTAAATCCATGACTCTCCATTCTCCCCTTCCAAGTTTCCATCCTCTCATATCTTGGACTAATGTTCACATGATCCTTATCATAGTTCATTACACTTTTAATCTCTTTCCCAAGGTGATTCTTCTCAATGCTCAATCTGTTAGCACTATCAACTGGTAGGCAATCATCCAATGAATCAAACATGGCcgcaaaataatgcaaggattCCATGAACCGCGACAAGAAATTTTGAGGGGTTCGACTCCCTTCATGCTCCACCATTACCACAATAGAAGGATTAATCAAATTTACACATTTCAATGTTTCAGATATTTTGGAGACATTGTTTAGAGTATTCAGATGCAAAACTAAGTTTACCACGACAGTTTCACTTTTCTTTCTCCTTAAACTTCCCAGCATGGATCCTCTCAACAATCCTTGGAATTCAAAATTCAAGCTACGAAAACTCTTAGCAAAGCTGACTAGCCTTGTTTCAGTTTCTTGTAGTTCCTCCATGCTTCTTCCAAAGCCAGTGATTTTCAACGATACTCGTTTGTTAGCCGTTGCAATCTCTGAAAGAGATTGTATAAGAGAAGGCCACTGGAATCCGTAAGATATGTCAAAATCAATGACATGCAACACCCGACTGTTGTTTGGTTCTTCTTTCTCAAAGGTTTCAATGATAGATTGGTTAGCCGTGAAATGAGCAAACTGATAAAACGGGGATACCTTATAAAATTCTGTGAAAGCTAAGAATTCTTCTTCAGGTGTTGGAGTCTTCATTATCATGTCGTAGAAAGGCGATTTTCGAGTGAGAAGCCTTGCAACCAATCCATCAGCAAAATAAGCAGCAACCCTTTGGAGGGAATCTCCAGAGAGGCACACGTTCTGGTACAAATCACATAGGTTGTCTACAGCTGATTCGATGTCATTCTCATCAACTGAACTTGCAGATATAAGCAAAGAGTGAATCAGATGCAGGCCTTTGCCGTCTTCAACCCCTCCATCTTTCTTTTGGTTGAACATCTGTTCTCTCATTTCAAGAAGGCAAAAAATTTTGCCTTCACTGCTTTCATTCAAATCCCAGCGCACTAAATCagcttctcttctcttccttttgtgCTTGATCTTTTGGCTACATGAATCCGTCGCACTTGTAAGTCTCAGACTCAAAAACTCATCATCTTCTCCACCTTGAATTTCAAGAACAGACATGGTAAAacagatagagagagagagacagggagagagagagatgagagGCAACTGTTCTGCAAAAGGGCAGGTGAAGGTATGGTGGAGCTTTAAGGTAAAAAAATATAAGGTTGTACCGGAGTAATTAATCTAAGAAAATTATCTGATGGCCTGTTGAGGCAATATGACACGGACAAGGGAAAGGTACAACTGGTTTCTTTTTGAGCATGTCATCAAAGAGATCAAAACACAAAAAGGGTATCTTTCTTTCTGAAAAATTATTCCTGTTCAAGGTCAATAAACTACTGATGaagttattttatattttttggcaTAGTCTGCCGTCATTTGGATTGTCGATAATCTTGTAGTGAATGATAAATTTGGGGTTTTCGTTAGTTCGGAAGGGATTGGAAGATGCCATATGCAGCCACCAAAAAACAGCGCGAAAAGTAGGGGTATCGGACCTACCGTCCTGCTGTGAAGACCTGTCCATGACCAAACACATGTTTCTTAGGCTTTCTATTTACAGTTTGTGCTATTGGTTGTATCGTATGCAAACATTAGAGGTCAAAGAACAGTTTGGATATTATTCTCCTCTCAAGGAAGAAGTAGCTTTACTTTCctttttaattccttttttcGGCTAAATTACAGCATATGTTTGATTACCATCCCTTACCCTTAAAATAGTGAAGTGATATATTGACGAAATTGTGTCCCATTGGAAGTTTTTGTATTAATGTTTATTAGAAATCAGATCTTCCTTTTGAAACGAGACGAACGGTAAAGaccttgtttctttttcttccttttttttctttttaattttgcaTATCAAGATTATGTGATAATGTCCTCAACTAGAATGAGGCACCATGGAGAGTTGCTTGTTGAAGAAACAAGATGCTTCAGCAATCAATAGCTTATGATGAATTTGACTGAGGAAATGGAAGCATTTTTAAACTGTGCATGAGGTGAAATTGATTAAGTCATGCTATTGCTGTAGAACTCCAAATTTCCTGTTCGCAATCAATGTTACATCCAACTAGATGCGGTTTATTGATAGTAATTTGATAAAGGAGGAAGATTTTAGTGACTGTATGATATGGCCGGGAGAAAGTGATATTTTTCACATTTTCCAAATATTCTAGAAGATTTGGTGACAATAATTACTGTTGGGCTAAGATTTCTCAACATCTACCTATGCAAGGGGTGACTCTGAtttgggccaaaaaaaaaagcttagTCTGCAGTTTATGGCAGAGGGTTTTGCACCACTAGTTAAACCGGCCAATTTTGCTGACGTTGAACTAATTTCTTTTTTACCTTATCGAGTCTTTAATTTTAGCCTTTTGTTCTTAATTGTTATTAAAGGCAGACTTTATAATTATGCACATATAAAGAACTCTGGTATCAGGAATAATACAAAGTAAGCAACCAATTTGAAATCTGCATTTTTTTGGTCTATAAGTTAGATTTTCAAGTACGAAAAAGGTAGCTTTTATTGATTTGATCAAATAGCTTCTGGCAAAACAacaactataaaaaaaaatacataatcCACATTTTCCTCACCTCTTAGGGATCCAAACAAAGTTCCATTTGGATAAATTTTAGTAAGAAAATATAGCAATAATTTAGACTATGTTAAGATAAGTAAAATTTTGTAATCTAATACTCTATGTTTCTACCTCCAACAGACAAGTTAATAtacctttttttgttttgcctAATAGCGTTCTTGAGATGGGATAAACATTGACCATTGAGATAGGACAAGCTTTAAATCCACAATCGATCTCCTAATTCGCCTGAAGTCACAACTTGTTGATACCTTTGCAGGAAAATTTTGGCATCTTTCTGGAGGAAAAGTCGTCACTGTTTTTTGGATTTTGCTGTTTGAACATACCCTTTTGGAGTCATTTGCTCAGCTGTCCTCTGTCTTCTTCTCCCTTTTCCTTATTGTAAT contains the following coding sequences:
- the LOC113696764 gene encoding GRAS family protein RAM1-like, coding for MSVLEIQGGEDDEFLSLRLTSATDSCSQKIKHKRKRREADLVRWDLNESSEGKIFCLLEMREQMFNQKKDGGVEDGKGLHLIHSLLISASSVDENDIESAVDNLCDLYQNVCLSGDSLQRVAAYFADGLVARLLTRKSPFYDMIMKTPTPEEEFLAFTEFYKVSPFYQFAHFTANQSIIETFEKEEPNNSRVLHVIDFDISYGFQWPSLIQSLSEIATANKRVSLKITGFGRSMEELQETETRLVSFAKSFRSLNFEFQGLLRGSMLGSLRRKKSETVVVNLVLHLNTLNNVSKISETLKCVNLINPSIVVMVEHEGSRTPQNFLSRFMESLHYFAAMFDSLDDCLPVDSANRLSIEKNHLGKEIKSVMNYDKDHVNISPRYERMETWKGRMESHGFSGAKLSSRSLIQAKLLLKIRSHCSPIQFDGGNGGFRIFEKADGKAISLGWQDRCLITASAWHCVQ